In Oryza sativa Japonica Group chromosome 2, ASM3414082v1, the following are encoded in one genomic region:
- the LOC4329295 gene encoding fasciclin-like arabinogalactan protein 3 has product MASSKMTLLPVLLLLAAASPAALGAFDVNQMLADKSQYGSFLKLLTQTKVAEETNRLKSASLLVLQDKAMKPITSLPADKQRMAMANHVLLKYFDPIQLGEMKDRTAMLPTLLSNTDKKLGVVNYTKASDGQMYLGAPGAACVAKLVKVVAARPYAISIMEVSEAILPPALGGSGGPGRRAKGGKGKVKPKSSDADEAAAKPATEPKATDVPK; this is encoded by the coding sequence ATGGCTTCTTCCAAGATGACGCTGctccccgtcctcctcctcctcgccgcggcctcgccggcggcgctggGCGCCTTCGACGTGAACCAGATGCTCGCCGACAAGTCCCAGTACGGGTCGTTCCTGAAGTTGCTGACGCAGACGAAGGTCGCGGAGGAGACGAACCGGCTCAAGTCGGCGTCGCTGCTGGTCCTCCAAGACAAGGCCATGAAGCCGATCACGTCGCTCCCCGCCGACAAGCAGCGGATGGCCATGGCCAACCACGTCCTCCTCAAGTACTTCGACCCCATCCAGCTGGGCGAGATGAAGGACCGCACCGCCATGCTCCCCACGCTGCTGTCCAACACCGACAAGAAGCTCGGCGTCGTCAACTACACCAAGGCCAGCGACGGGCAGATGTACCTGGGCGCCCCCGGCGCGGCCTGCGTCGCCAAGCTCGTCAAGGTCGTCGCCGCGCGCCCCTACGCCATCTCCATCATGGAGGTCAGCGAGGCCATCCTGCCGCCCGCgctcggtggcagcggcggccccGGCCGGCGCGCCAAGGGCGGCAAGGGAAAGGTCAAGCCGAAGTCCAGCGACGCCGACGAAGCCGCGGCCAAGCCCGCCACGGAGCCAAAGGCAACCGATGTCCCTAAGTAA
- the LOC4329297 gene encoding uncharacterized protein, with protein sequence MADAGELEGFRRLSGLAFDELSRRDLSSASGPPPADLPTLLRLCLLSLPLSADAELALRRCTRLLASLRGILCRDLDPSLLPALEVFLDNLVSSNQLMTCFTAANAVMPRRSRITSLGSVCSGGNLFVMELMSHHFISSVQDEEGFLSALSWSAKAKLEVPEIGLSGALSLLHKSCLLSIPPAVQAHFLLLACRCADNGDLNMNLLAFEHAMDVYLSYLPALGVFRRTSGVKRPLGCSMKRRPLSSCLQAATHQKLACDINRLVLFCNLHSNDDLPINESDIVRFIEENQQVLHEQSRQDTITAVKSIVSNVLLLAKQEEMDRLYPNVSEEIICLAAALRLMGSSFIRIMHCIRQMTVGDGCQTTHCLEPCKVFNIVSETISLLGHYEPNELQRNDLFDTIGKPGDGQQGAVLMLSHFATLSVHCLRMRFNFMWKGCIFMMMMANLCATEMYHFLIDGSKASKVRCADQDGSLKASVPRKSSTVIALRFQNTQQVYIQDKLGPGFGEVCSSDSLQRCTSSYGRDNVRTILKGLTGRGEDSSDLYDFIECNPSLDYSNWWTQRKKFKKFKDHKWIRSKRHSMSRLRTSKVWLR encoded by the exons ATGGCCGACGCCGGTGAGCTGGAGGGCTTCCGGCGCCTGTCCGGCCTCGCCTTCGACGAGCTCTCCCGGCGGGacctctcctccgcctccggcccgCCACCCGCCGACCTCCCCACGCTcctccgcctctgcctcctGTCGCTGCCTCTCTCCGCCGACGCGGAGCTGGCGTTACGCCGCTGCACCCGCCTGCTCGCCTCCCTCCGCGGCATCCTCTGCCGCGACCTCGACCCCTCACTGCTCCCCGCCCTCGAG GTGTTCCTGGACAATCTTGTATCTAGCAACCAACTGATGACTTGCTTTACTGCGGCCAATGCTGTTATGCCGAGACGCTCAAGAATCACCTCTCTGGGTTCGGTGTGCAGTGGTGGCAACCTTTTCGTCATGGAGCTCATGTCGCATCACTTCATTTCATCTGTGCAAGACGAGGAGGGGTTTTTGAGCGCACTATCATGGTCAGCGAAGGCTAAGTTGGAAGTTCCAGAAATTGGCCTTTCAGGAGCTCTTTCCCTGCTCCACAAGAGCTGCTTGCTCTCTATTCCGCCTGCTGTCCAGGCTCATTTCTTACTGCTGGCGTGCAGATGTGCTGACAATGGGGATCTGAACATGAATTTGCTGGCGTTCGAGCATGCCATGGATGTCTATTTGAGTTACTTACCTGCATTAGGTGTTTTCAGAAGAACTAGTGGTGTAAAAAGGCCGTTGGGTTGTTCCATGAAAAGAAGACCTTTGAGCTCTTGTTTACAGGCTGCAACTCATCAGAAGCTAGCCTGTGATATCAATAGGCTGGTTTTGTTTTGCAACTTGCACTCCAATGACGACTTGCCCATCAATGAGAGTGATATAGTCCGTTTCATTGAAGAGAACCAGCAAGTACTTCATGAACAATCTAGGCAGGACACTATTACTGCTGTGAAAAGCATAGTATCAAATGTCCTTCTTTTGGCAAAGCAGGAAGAGATGGATAGATTATATCCTAATGTTTCAGAGGAGATTATCTGCCTTGCTGCAGCACTTAGGCTAATGGGCTCCTCTTTTATACGAATTATGCATTGCATTAGGCAAATGACAGTGGGAGATGGCTGCCAGACCACACATTGTTTAGAACCTTGCAAGGTGTTTAACATCGTATCAGAAACCATCAGCTTACTTGGGCACTATGAACCTAATGAGCTTCAGAGAAATGACTTATTTGATACCATTGGTAAGCCTGGGGACGGACAACAGGGAGCAGTGCTAATGCTATCTCATTTTGCTACCTTATCAGTTCATTGTTTAAGAATGAGGTTTAACTTTATGTGGAAAGGTTGCATTTTCATGATGATGATGGCCAATCTTTGTGCTACTGAAATGTATCATTTTCTTATTGATGGTTCAAAAGCATCTAAAGTTCGTTGTGCTGATCAAGATGGTAGTTTGAAG GCCTCTGTTCCGAGAAAATCTTCTACAGTGATAGCATTACGGTTTCAGAACACACAGCAAGTTTATATTCAAGATAAGCTTGGCCCTGGCTTTGGTGAGGTCTGCAG TTCCGATAGTcttcagaggtgtacatctagCTATGGAAGGGATAATGTTAGAACCATTCTCAAAGGACTTACAGGACGTGGGGAGGATTCTTCAGATCTATACGATTTTATTGAATGCAATCCAAGTTTGGATTATTCAAATTGGTGGACACAACGGAAGAAGTTTAAAAAGTTTAAGGACCACAAATGGATAAGAAGCAAGAGACATTCTATGAGTAGACTGAGAACCTCAAAGGTATGGTTAAGATAA
- the LOC4329299 gene encoding fasciclin-like arabinogalactan protein 3: MACKNASSSAMPLLLVAGTVVLALLASPAAAFNITRILGEFSDFSTFNHLLTQTKLADEINRRQTITVLALDNGAAGGVSSLPSDEQRKVLSVHVVLDYYDTEKLGGMKMKNRSAVLTTLFQSSGQATDRMGFLNYTKRSDGIMVFGSAEPGAQATSQMVKVVVTRPYNISVLQVNSPIVPPGIASVSNSNTGAPPPHPAKSSAPAPSPSKSKGKKSDAPAPGPSDDVDDDTAADAPGPAVDGPTADGPAADGPAADGPTEADAPAHDKGDVADAPSAAGRAVASSAGLGVVALVVLIFPSVSL; this comes from the coding sequence ATGGCTTGCAAGAACGCCTCCTCCTCGGCCatgccgctcctcctcgtcgccggcaccgtcgtcctcgcgcTGCTggcgtcaccggcggcggccttcAACATCACCAGGATCCTCGGCGAGTTCTCCGACTTCTCCACCTTCAACCACCTCCTCACGCAGACGAAGCTGGCGGACGAGATCAACCGGCGGCAGACCATCACGGTGCTCGCACTCGACAACGGCGCCGCGGGCGGCGTCTCCTCGCTCCCTTCCGACGAGCAGCGGAAGGTGCTCTCCGTCCACGTCGTCCTCGACTACTACGACACCGAAAAGCTCGGCGGCATGAAGATGAAGAACCGCTCCGCCGTGCTCACCACCCTCTTCCAGTCCTCCGGCCAGGCCACCGACCGCATGGGCTTCCTCAACTACACCAAACGCTCCGACGGCATCATGGTGTTCGGCTCCGCCGAGCCCGGCGCGCAGGCCACGTCCCAGATGGTCAAGGTCGTCGTCACCCGCCCCTACAACATCTCCGTGCTGCAGGTCAACTCCCCCATCGTGCCGCCCGGCATCGCCTCCGTCAGCAACAGCAACACCGGCGCGCCACCGCCCCACCCGGCCAAGTCCAGCGCGCCGGCACCCTCGCCGTCCAAGTCCAAGGGGAAGAAGTCGGATGCCCCGGCACCGGGCCCGtccgacgacgtcgacgacgacaccgccgccgacgcgccggGACCGGCGGTGGATGGCCCCACGGCGGACGGGCCGGCGGCGGACGGTCCTGCGGCGGATGGTCCGACTGAGGCAGACGCGCCGGCGCACGACAAGGGCGACGTCGCAgacgcgccgtccgccgccggcaGGGCGGTGGCCAGCAGCGCAGGCCTTGGCGTCGTTGCACTTGTGGTTCTCATCTTCCCCTCAGTCTCACTCTGA